The DNA sequence cgtggctatagagctgctcccttgaaTTAATGTAATGGACAGCgaagacagcaggagcagattgagatgttctgatgttataaagcactgacgctgagctcaatttgattccattaacgtcttctctgttctcaaataaacaattcatttgtgctctgagccggcttagccatttaaaacacatttctgttcattaatcttaagtttagcaaagcaaaggaaatgaaaagaatcttaaatttaactgaaaaaaggacttttaggaGAGTATATGGAAAAAGTATAAGGAGTGtaacatttcaagttaaaattcTAATTCATCTGATAAAGAACAACTTATTATTTAGAGAGTTTGTTATCACTCAGCTAATCAAAgcgaaagacactatatagtaaaaaataataaaccgcAAAGGATGGCAGATCGGGGTcattttgctaaatcgcttgtaattcgacctctccaaattagaatcattgctgttattgaactatctggagtataaacacatgtttggtctctttgtaaagctaacattctctagtttcacccttagtcgtcagaatcactgtaggtgtgactgatcaaaagttatgcacattagaactcacaaaaaaaaacgattttttttgttctcgcctaagtttttttatgaaaataaaggaaaataaagctgcagttggtaggtggggacagaaacacactatgtaccaacagagtaacttgttgactactcacatttcaaatttgaaaagaatacctgtacaaatgacattttaacaccagtttttatgtgggcatgccctgGGGCTTTTTacagggaccattatccacattttggaacgtatgttaaaagtgtaataacttttgaatgcttcaacccacagatatcaataagggctctactgaaaggtaacacctaaaggaatctatatctacacacagtgtcactctattagttataaaaataataaaaacaataaaaaaaacacatttctatgtaaaaattgTCAATACacgtcttatgggccaaaaatatatttatattttttattttttacttttttttttaataaaatgcacacaaactatatacatttcttttacaaactgttacaacacagctcagcgtttttccatgtgccacttgatggcagcaatcactagcaagcagaaagcacaagggcgtggcacatgtcgctctctgccattagacgtcccctgtgccggttgaatactttcgcaacgcgtacatgcatctattatttaatcaagcgtttatttacgtttaaacttctacttttattcatatttaaaatgcgaaaaaacttggcgaaatcacaataaacaaccacacaccaactctgcagactggcacaaatgccaccttcacacAGCTCCGATCGCattgtttacaagttagcatagcaagttacatatcaaaatgctcggctgctcattggctgtaagttttgagtgtcagtcacagtgtccaatcaaactggtagattctaccagggttttgAGCTGTACGTCATCCTTCAGCTGtttgtgacactcgttggctatatgAGGttccagtcaaccccagacccgtcgtaattggccaacttaggtgtcgatcagaagctaacacttccgtgttacatgcTGTAGCATGGTAATCgccaacagaaacaaattacgtctgatatgatcgatataaatgaaaaaaaattacgtaggtgatctcaagttatgaaacgttttctggagtttttgtccctttgaggatatatcgtgtgttttggacctaatccttttactggattatattcgctggagccttacggacacaatgggatcaatactgctcggaaatattgatgtttgacttgcagggggtcttcaaaggtaggcagtGTCAACTCTTAAAaatatgtacttctctgtaaaaaaggctttagtgtcagtgctgtggttgttgtgtgtcaaaatggtttatatcatcggtaagacgagactttgaagtttcatttgatgggtagtatgtcgagatgcatggcagatgggcatgcacacattactgtaacgtttctaaaacgctgttatgtcccgggaccggtacgtgcgCGTTAAGGGGTTAAAGAGCAGGCTTTCTTCAGTGTCCtcttattgtcactctggtcctcctaatggacttcaataacaaacacaatgtcaccagacgCTGTACCTGATGGAGTCCTTGTCATGAAGAcccactggctgatcttctccacactctttgtcagacctgacagctcctttctcaggtcctcagatgAGAACTCAGCGGTGACAGTGAAGCTCAGCGTGTCTCCCTCAGTAGGAAGGACATAGCGAGAGGAGAAcgtctgcatcaggagagaagaggggacgagatttcagaaaggagacattaaaaagtaagtaatgctgATAAGAGGGGGCTCGTCTGAATTAAGGATCCGTGTGGTGGGCAGTCAGCGTGGGTTTAGATGGTGAGAACGcctgtcattgacttgttggttatttatgagagaatatttggtggagtgtagtggagcatcagagattatcaaccttaactatcaatgagcttttcacacaggactccatgagaggagagtcaagataaagggactGAGGGGGCAGGTGGGTCCAGAATTGACTTTGGACACAAAACAAGACATTCAGCTTTTTATGGTTCTGAgacaaacttaattaaattaaattaagttataaaGACTAACACATGTAGGGAGAAAGCTCTTTAATATGATTATACAATTGAAGGTCTGCAGCTCATAAGTGTGACTTGTGAGAAAGTCCTTCGAGCCTTTGAttcttcatcaccatcatcatcataatcaaTCATACAAAAGAGAGAAAGCTACGGCAAGCTGAGTTATGTAGTGACCACCATGTGTGGAGTGTAAATCAAGAAGAGAATCTCGATAATATCTGTGAAACACAGTCGACATCAGGACTATTGTGTGGAGTGTGAGAGAAAAGCACATGAGAAAGATGAGAGACGAGACTGAACTGTGgggtctgagctgtgaggaaatgctgaaggatttgaatctcatcAGTTTAAAGATGGAGACATCAGGAGGTAGCCTGGCTGAAGAGTTGGCACCATCCTTTATTAGATGTCATCTTTTACACTtcataaaaaaatcactttttcacacagaCAGCTGTAGATTCATTGATTTGTCATGTAGTTGAAGTTACcaactttgagatatttgtaaaaagaatattggaaatgttaaggaaatatgaaaagacaatttgtgttgggctgaatggcctgttcttgtcatgttgtacaaactcctcagatctttttaatttctctctaaatgttctcaggtcccacacaccccagtctgaCCAGACTCTCTATGAAGTGTTGCTCTCACCTGtaggaagtggagatggtccttggtctctgaaagctccttcacctcagcttctctcctcttcagatCTTCAATCTTCTTCTCCAATTGCTTCAcgactccttcagccttctccatttctctcttttcttgatcTCTGATCCTCTCAGTGAGTTTCCTGTGGGCTTCCTCAATGCACCGTATCAGAGCAGTGAAGCTCTTCACATTTTCTTCCACCTCTTTTACCACAGACATCTGAATAAACAAGATAAAGATTTAGAATCGAGTCACCTGATAAGAATAACCAATCATGAGGCAAATTTGTTGTGATATTAATTTTGTTAAGGACAGTTTGAATTGGCTGGTGTGACTGGTGGTACTTTATTTGCAGAAGGAAGGTCTGTTGCAGACTAACTCCAAAACAATATTTTCCCTTCATTATGCCGAGTAACATCATCACTCTACTGATGCTGCTATTAAGGAAACTGCAGGACTTTTTGAGATACACAGTCATAAAAGGCTTCCTTGTGAAGGATCTTGAGAGCCATTGGTAAGAGCTGCTGGGGACACCTCTACTGTCTTGTGAGGACTCCATTTGACCTGATAGTTTGTGTAACAGTCTGCCTTTAAAAATGGCATCTCCTACTTAGACTGAGGTTAGTAGTGGAGTAGGACAACACACAccaggaaagaagaagaagaagaagaagaagaagaagaagaagaagaagaagaagaagaagaagaagaagaagaagaagaagaagaagaagaagaagaagaagaagaagaagaagaagaagaagaagaagaagaagaagaagaagaagaagaagaagaagaagaagaagaagaagaagaagaagaagaagaagaagaagaagaagaatttgtaaAGAGGAGTTAACTTGTGTGTTAGATggtaattgtgttaaaataaaacaatttctactTTTGGGTGTCAGACATCACCGTGTCAGACCTGTGAGATGGAGATATCAAACAAGAGGGTCTAGGTGTTGGTTAGGGGGATTCAGATTTCCTTTAATTTCAAAAACTCTTTGCATATTTAACTTCTTTCATCTCTTTTTCATTGTAAAGCTCAGAGTTGTGAGTCTTTATTTCCATGGCTGATGTATTTCTACTTCATTTATGAACTTTGCATTATTACTAATGAATTTGCTATTGTAACTATGACTCGTACTTATATGATGACACCTGGCTGTGTGTTACTATGTGGGAAGTAAATGTGAGGTAAAAGGTGCCTGCTGTCCAGGATCATCAACCCCAAAGCTGGAGATGTTCTGCTGTTTTCAGAACTTtgcacatctggggcctcatgtataacgccgtgggtagaactcgcactataacatggcgtaagcacaaaagccgaaatgtgcttacgcacagaaaaatccagatgcaggaatctgtgcgtactccaacttccacgttcttccgttacataaatcccgatcagcgtgaaaactaacgccgcggcacgcgcgcattatgtaacgccccaaatcctcccagaattacgcctctttgaatatgcaaatcaatataaatcgcccttaagtgcagccttctgtgaaaagacaatgggaaaagcacaggggaaaatataagaatttcagcgaataccaagtggaagcaaaggaaaaacatactatttgttcaaataaaccgtggtataatcaacaaaaggaagttgatcgagtgacatagcgtgttggagaaacttgaaagctcacattcacaaaatcgcacattgccggaaataaaaaagaagtcacatatcaaagtggccgtgaaaagccgagttgtagcccactttctgagtgtcatatgaaagcttattagggtatagagaaaaaaggcacacggtggggaaaaagcacgaaatgtcaacttcagtcacgacatttccactttaatcacgtagtttattttgtcattaaagtagaacatcataaacttcatcttaaaattgtttaattaaccagtttcacaaatcacatcgtaattaaagtagcacattaaatgctttgttttgtatttgatcttctatgtgctctgtgtgtgtgaatcactacgtgtttcttaaaccggctctcttcctctgactggacacagaatccattacattcgtgatattacagctctctgaataactaaaatactgagatgtatacgtgatatcattttcatgatgataagagttaaagcacgttattaaacatgtgtttcacttcgatgaaataatttattgcagcagta is a window from the Polypterus senegalus isolate Bchr_013 unplaced genomic scaffold, ASM1683550v1 scaffold_223, whole genome shotgun sequence genome containing:
- the LOC120519972 gene encoding tripartite motif-containing protein 16-like, with product MFCRTDDSCICMMCVVTGHNGHKMVELETEREEKQKKLEATLSDIKRKLEEREKTLKETRRAIDEMKMSVVKEVEENVKSFTALIRCIEEAHRKLTERIRDQEKREMEKAEGVVKQLEKKIEDLKRREAEVKELSETKDHLHFLQTFSSRYVLPTEGDTLSFTVTAEFSSEDLRKELSGLTKSVEKISQWVFMTRTPSAHEAPVFALQPPEPQSRDDFLKYFCPLTLDINTAHRPPSV